Proteins found in one Mucilaginibacter terrenus genomic segment:
- a CDS encoding RNA polymerase sigma-70 factor yields the protein MTGLNTLDDKDLFALLQQGRLGAFKEIYTRYWKQLYSEAYKRLQNRESAEEIAQEIFTTLWHKRTTLNINQNLAGYLFTSVTNLVIDYHRKELVRERHKSSLQLVYSQADTSMEDALLVKELQQSIDEEVKSLPDKCRSVFQLSRIEHKSNKEIASELGISEKTVENHITKALKHIRLGLGHYASLLAIFLLK from the coding sequence ATGACTGGTTTAAATACGCTAGATGATAAAGACTTATTTGCCTTGCTGCAGCAAGGACGACTAGGCGCGTTTAAAGAAATTTATACCAGGTACTGGAAACAACTTTACTCAGAAGCTTACAAACGACTCCAGAACAGAGAATCAGCAGAGGAAATCGCGCAGGAAATATTCACTACCTTGTGGCATAAGCGTACCACTCTAAACATCAATCAAAATCTTGCCGGATATCTGTTCACTTCGGTTACCAATCTGGTAATTGATTATCATCGGAAAGAACTGGTGAGGGAACGCCATAAATCATCCCTGCAATTGGTGTACAGTCAGGCTGATACATCAATGGAGGACGCCTTGCTGGTTAAAGAACTACAACAATCTATCGACGAGGAAGTAAAATCCCTGCCCGACAAATGCCGTTCGGTTTTCCAGCTTAGCCGGATAGAGCACAAAAGCAATAAAGAGATCGCCTCTGAACTGGGCATCTCGGAAAAAACGGTTGAAAACCATATCACAAAAGCTTTAAAGCACATTCGGCTGGGGTTAGGTCACTATGCGTCGCTGCTGGCAATTTTCCTTTTAAAATAA